A genomic window from Haliaeetus albicilla chromosome 10, bHalAlb1.1, whole genome shotgun sequence includes:
- the CCDC117 gene encoding coiled-coil domain-containing protein 117: MAALGRSCQGIPVGPAVEFPQAPAAAPDRHGPLALARDDPQPGAVGRDRLQPPVMVMAGNGSDGADGGGSSSLYLQSSFDVASLAALGSYNEGLTVAPVGSFTSAAHPQGLHLPQGHSHVSVRCGKKHKLEEEAEGCPVRKKRLTGAKNCPLNPNNEEWILCAGQQAAGEVASQYGGSCPETAMLEIPCEEMDQTMGEQQYEVARRKLQEIEDRIIDEDEEVHADGNVSNLPTLILSDTLKKGMKRDFGEGLTKKIIESMSRPSMELVLWKPLPEFLTDKLKSVSVKNFKQQSAEGCQAKQSTPRAAFDPQTETFPESQQTAMSPDPYASSGISGCAEEEMEL, encoded by the exons ATGGCAGCGCTGGGCAGATCCTGTCAGGGCATCCCTGTGGGTCCTGCCGTGGAGTTCCCCCAGGCTCCGGCCGCCGCCCCTGACCGACACGGCCCGCTGGCCCTCGCGCGGGACGACCCGCAGCCCGGAGCCGTGGGCCGCGACCGTCTCCAGCCCCCCGTGATGGTAATGGCAGGGAACGGAAGCGATGGTGCCGATGGCGGCGGTTCCTCCAGCCTGTATCTGCAAAGCAGCTTCGACGTTGCCTCCCTGGCTGCGCTCGGAAGTTACAATGAGGGCTTGACGGTCGCCCCGGTGGGCTCCTTCACGAGTGCGGCCCACCCGCAAGGCCTGCACCTgccacagggtcacagcca tgtcTCTGTTCGCTGTGGAAAGAAGCATAAGCTAGAAGAAGAGGCGGAAGG TTGTCCTGTGCGGAAGAAGAGACTGACAGGAGCCAAAAATTGCCCTTTGAATCCCAACAATGAAGAATGGATTCTCTGTGCAGgtcagcaggcagctggggaggtAGCAAGTCAGTATGGTGGCAGCTGTCCTGAAACTGCCATGTTAGAAATTCCCTGTGAAGAAATGGATCAGACAATGGGGGAACAGCAATACGAGGTTGCTCGCAGGAAGCTTCAGGAAATTGAGGACAG GATAATTGATGAAGATGAGGAAGTTCATGCTGATGGAAATGTTAGCAATCTGCCCACTCTTATCCTGTCAGATACCCTTAAAAAAGGGATGAAGAGGGATTTTGGTGAAGGcctgacaaagaaaataatagaatCTAT GAGCCGTCCTTCTATGGAGCTGGTGCTTTGGAAACCTCTTCCTGAATTTCTCACAGAtaaactgaagtctgtttctgTTAAGAACTTCAAGCAGCAGAGTGCAGAAGGGTGTCAAGCCAAGCAGTCAACACCAAGAGCTGCTTTTGACCCACAGACTGAAACATTCCCTGAATCACAACAGACTGCCATGTCTCCAGATCCGTATGCTAGTTCAGGAATCTCTGGGTgtgcagaagaagaaatggagttGTAG
- the XBP1 gene encoding LOW QUALITY PROTEIN: X-box-binding protein 1 (The sequence of the model RefSeq protein was modified relative to this genomic sequence to represent the inferred CDS: deleted 2 bases in 1 codon) has translation MAALPGAAAPRLLLIPSKAAEPPGPAAGRHISVVLPVGAAASSSDLEAPQPARKRQRLTHLSPEEKALRRKLKNRVAAQSARDRKKARMTELEQQVVELEEENQKLLLENRLLREKTCSLALENQELRCRLGLNALKMEEESESEVVKESQVDEIRLVTGSAERSTQTTCSSAAGAGPAVTISDNFHMDSDGSDSSDSESDLLLGFLDSLDPEMFFKYADSESTCLEKLEEEICGETNSIPTSPSPSLGSPSAKLEAINELIRFDHVYTKPLILEIPVKMGNQTNMLVKIEEVSLSPSEDKAVPKVPVSVKEEPVDSFMPELGISHLLSSHHSLPASSYLLDACSDSGYEGSLSPFSDMSSPLDTDHAWEDSFANELFPQLISV, from the exons ATGGCAGCGCTGCCCGGTGCCGCAGCCCCCCGGCTGCTCCTCATCCCTAGCAAAGCAGCCGAGCCAcccggccccgcggccggccgccatATTTCCGTTGTCCTGCCGGTAGGAGCCGCCGCCAGCTCCTCGGACCTGGAGGCCCCGCAGCCGGCCCGCAAGCGGCAACGGCTCACTCATCTGAGCCCGGAGGAGAAAGCGCTGCGCAG GAAGCTGAAGAACCGCGTGGCGGCCCAGAGCGCCCGGGACAGGAAGAAGGCGCGGATGAcggagctggagcagcaggtggtggagctggaggaggag AaccagaagctgctgctggaaaaccGGCTCCTGCGGGAGAAGACGTGTAGCCTTGCTCTGGAGAACCAGGAGCTCCGCTGCCGCCTGGGCTTAAATGCTCTGAAGATGGAGGAGGAGAGCGAGTCCGAG GTTGTGAAGGAATCGCAGGTGGATGAGATTAGATTGGTGACCGGGTCCGCTGAG CGCAGCACTCAGACTACGTGTTCCTCTGCAGCAGGTGCAGGCCCAGCAGTCACCATTTCTGATAACTTCCACATGGATTCTGATGGCAGTGACTCTTCAGACTCAGAG TCTGATCTCCTCTTGGGCTTTCTGGACAGTCTGGACCCAGAGATGTTTTTCAAATATGCTGATTCAGAGTCGACATGCCTggaaaagctggaggaagagatctGTGGAGAAACAAATTCCATACCaacctccccctctccctctttGGGGTCCCCATCAGCTAAGCTGGAGGCCATTAATGAACTGATAAGGTTTGATCATGTGTACACAAAGCCCCTAATACTGGAGATTCCTGTTAAAATGGGCAACCAAACCAATATGCTAGTGAAAATTGAagaagtctctctctctccatctgAAGATAAAGCTGTCCCTAAGGTCCCAGTATCTGTGAAAGAGGAACCTGTAGACAGCTTCATGCCTGAACTGGGCATCTCTCATCTGCTTTCCTCTCATCATAGCCTTCCAGCCTCAAGCTATCTGTTGGATGCCTGTAGTGACTCTGGATATGAAGGATCCCTGTCGCCCTTCAGTGACATGTCCTCTCCACTTGACACTGACCATGCTTGGGAGGATAGCTTTGCCAATGAACTCTTTCCCCAACTGATCAGTGTCTAA